Genomic DNA from Deltaproteobacteria bacterium:
GCAATTCAGACTGTCAAACTTGGCAAAGTATACACCACAAGGCTCACCAGGAAAGTTGCAGCGCTGCAAGATCTTGACCTGCAAGTGCAGCGGGGTGAGATATTTGGTTTCCTCGGTCCCAACGGGGCCGGCAAGAGTACGACCATAAAACTTCTCATGAATCTCATAAGGCCTTCCACGGGTGAAGCCCAGATTCTGGGTGTGCCGGTGACTGAATCCTCGTCGCGTCAGAATGTGGGATATCTACCTGAAAACCCGCAATATTATGGCTACCTGACAGGCCAGGAACTGCTGCACATGGTGGGAGAGATCCACGGCATGGCGAAGGAAGATATCCACAAGCGATCCAGTGAACTTCTCGAACTTCTGGATTTACCCGTGGAAAAAA
This window encodes:
- a CDS encoding ABC transporter ATP-binding protein; translated protein: MTAIQTVKLGKVYTTRLTRKVAALQDLDLQVQRGEIFGFLGPNGAGKSTTIKLLMNLIRPSTGEAQILGVPVTESSSRQNVGYLPENPQYYGYLTGQELLHMVGEIHGMAKEDIHKRSSELLELLDLPVEKKRYISGFSKGMMQRVGLAQAIIHNPEVIVLDEPMSGLDPPGRRLVTDLMLRLRDCGGDM